One window from the genome of Pyrus communis chromosome 16, drPyrComm1.1, whole genome shotgun sequence encodes:
- the LOC137720123 gene encoding NADH dehydrogenase [ubiquinone] iron-sulfur protein 6, mitochondrial — MASSLFRTLIRSSKLGSAGTRNFSLVRTQISEHTAKWMQDTSKKSPMELINEVPPIKVEGRIVACEGDTNPSLGHPIEFICLDLDEPAICKYCGLRYVQDHHH, encoded by the exons ATGGCGTCCAGTCTATTTAGAACCCTAATAAGATCGTCCAAATTGGGATCAGCAGGGACCAGAAATTTCAGCCTCGTCAGGACTCAAATCAGCGAGCACACGGCCAAATGGATGCAG GATACAAGCAAGAAATCTCCCATGGAGTTGATCAATGAAGTCCCACCCATCAAGGTTGAGGGCAGGATTGTTGCATGTGAAGGAG ACACCAATCCCTCACTTGGGCACCCAATTGAATTCATATGCCTTGACCTGGATGAGCCAGCTATCTGCAAGTATTGTGGTCTTCGATATGTGCAAGATCACCACCACTAG